The Triticum aestivum cultivar Chinese Spring chromosome 5A, IWGSC CS RefSeq v2.1, whole genome shotgun sequence genomic sequence GTTCTCGAGTACTCATTTGGCAAGACAAGTGAGGCAAAATCAAAGCGTAGGAATGGAACCAAAGGTTAACGAATCAGATTGCACACTGACATCCACAGCAAGTATCATTTTATAATGTCAGAGCACTGACAAAGGAAACAATCAAGTATATGATCTACTCTATGTACTACATGTATTGCCACATTTGGCCACATCGATAAGAGTATCATCACAAGAATCATCACTACTCAAGGCAGCATCTTTGTCGAAGCAGAGCAAAAGCAGAGAAGGCTCCCAGAGTTCACAAGACATTCTCACTCACAGTACTGATTGGAGCGACGAGATATGATATGAGCTAGCCGAGccctggcggtggcggtggcggtggcggaccgTGGAGGCGCCAAAACCTGCACGCCCTGTTGCCGGTGCCGAaggggtggccacaagcctggcaGATCGGGCCCGAACCCACGGCCGAGCTCGAGCTGGAAGAAGGCCTAATGGCCTCAGCCCGGTACTGCTGCTCACTGGCAGGGACTGGCCCCAGTGGCACACCCGCGTAGCTGGGGACCGGATTCGGAAGCACGTGGCCGCCGGTCTGCGCGTGCTGCGGAGGCACGTCGCCGGCGACGAAGAGGCGGTTGTAGCAAACCTGGCACAAGGGCGTCGAGCCCAAAACCTCCCTGGTTAGCGCTAGGCAATTATTCCACCAGCCATCAGTCGGTGCCCTTCTGAGTGGGCCGACGGCAGCCCGTGCCCGTGGCAGCGCCGCGGAAGAAGGCTGGCGCTGGTGACTATTGGAGATGCCCTGACCCTGCGTCGCGCGCGCGCCGCCGTAGTGGATCTCCGGGTGCCGCGGAAGCACGTAGCTGATGACGAAAGTGCTTAAGCAATCCGCGCACAATGGCGACAAGCCCAAAAACACGATCGTGGGCCTGTTGCAACGAGGGCACGCTCGAACGAGGGGATTGACTGAAACTGGAGCACCTGGCGCGCTTGCGGAAGAGATCGCCGAAGAAGGCTGCTCACCAATGCGAAGATCCAAGAAGAAATCAATGAGTTCATGGCGGCAGGATAAGCCCAAATAACGAATGAATGGAAAGTAATGCGTCGAAAATTACCCCGCCGGAGCCG encodes the following:
- the LOC123108094 gene encoding protein SPT2 homolog: MAEKRKADDNLNGTRHPAARTEPTAGDEVAGTSAQASGPTANPTGDGIAGTSQALAGLTAATTGSAGGSSQSGGAARGRGAGGGAGYRGFSQSQPHRRAPQMPSQGMLRQPRGNPAVGSAPFPYHAPTGNGSLSGQSQSQIGGPRQTGTGQPLGHSGSGGPSSAISSASAPGAPVSVNPLVRACPRCNRPTIVFLGLSPLCADCLSTFVISYVLPRHPEIHYGGARATQGQGISNSHQRQPSSAALPRARAAVGPLRRAPTDGWWNNCLALTREVLGSTPLCQVCYNRLFVAGDVPPQHAQTGGHVLPNPVPSYAGVPLGPVPASEQQYRAEAIRPSSSSSSAVGSGPICQACGHPFGTGNRACRFWRLHGPPPPPPPPGLG